In Candidatus Manganitrophus noduliformans, the genomic stretch CCGGTGTCGATCGGCGTCGTCTCTCTGGCGGATATGGAGGAGCGCCTTTATCGCGGGATTCGGATTCTCGGCAATGAGATCGCGCCGGAAGCGTTTTCAATGTATGAATTCGAGCGGGGCGGGGGCTTTGATCCGACGGCGCCTTTGAGGATCAAGGAGGGCTCCCGATGATGGAGGCACCTTTATCAAGCTCGATAGGAGGCTCTATATTGACCAGGAGGAGAAGCCATGCCTAGGAAATTTCTGATCGTAATATTTATTGTTTTAATCCCTGCCTGGATACACGCCGGCTGGGTCGATGACTGGATCGATCAGAAAACAGAGACTTCGCCCGGATACTTCGAGGGGCAGAAGCGGGGCTACTTCAACGGCGGCAGCTTCTCCGCCCGGTGGTACAACAGCAACGATTACATCGCCAGCCTCAATCCGCCGCGGGTGAAGACCGGCTGCGGCGGCATCGACGTCTTTGGAGGGGCCGTCTCATTTCTCGATTTCGACCGTCTGGTCCAGAAGCTTCAAGCGATGCTGACCAACGCCCCGGCCGTCGCTTTCGATCTCGCCTTCAATACGCTCTGTGAGCCGTGCGCCAAATCGATCAAATCGTTCGAGGCGATCACCGATACCCTCAATCAGCTTCAGTTCAACGACTGCCAGGCCTCTCAGGTCCTGGTGGCGAAGACCTTTCAAGGCATGGGCGCAGAGAATGCGCAGATCCGGGCCATGGCCGAAAGCGACTACACCCTCAACCGCGGACTGCAGACCTTGCGCGCGAAACTCACCGACACCTGGAAGAGTAATAACAACCAGCAGACGGTCAACGATAACGCTCAGATCGCGGGCTGCCCCACCGGCCTCAAAGAGATCTTCGCCACTCCCGGAAAGACCGTGCTTCAGGCCATCGCCGAGAAAAAAGCCTATCCCACGGAATACATCGACCTCGCCCGCGGGTTTACCGGCGATATCGGCATCACGGAGATCACCTCGCCGAATGGAACCAGGCAAATCGAGCCAATTCTCATCCCCCCGTGCGAGCAGAACAAGGAAGGAGCGATCGACAACTTCTTCACGGGGCAGGCGTATCTGCGGCCGGCCGACGGGAGCGCCTGCCGGCTCATCACCGACGCGAACGCGAACTTGAATCAATGGGCAGGAAATAAACTCCAGGGAATCGTGAATAAGATGCGATCGGGGTTGGCCCTTGCTCCCGACGAAGAGGGCTTTATCAACACCCTCCCACTTCCGGCCTACTCCGCGCTGAAGGTGGCGGTGATTTCCGATCAGCCGGGGAGCACCATCGCGATCCTGTCGAACATCACCGCCCGCGCCTACGCCTTCAATATGATGTCGGACCTCTATCATCTCTCCTTGCAGAGTCTCTATACCGCGCGATCGGTGATATCGGCCCAGGGGCAGGCCGCGCAATCCGACTGCCAGATCGATCTGATGGCGCCGGCGATTGCACAGACGGAGAAGCTGGTCGTGCAGATTCATGCCTCGGTGGAGGAGATCCAGCGGGCGTACGCCGCGATAGCCGGAGAGATCAACACCATCATGGAGGTGTCCGCCCGGCTCGAGCAGTTCAACGACATCGCCCGCGCCTCCTTATCCCAGATGTTCCGGCCCTCTCTGGCGAATCGGGCCATCGGAAGGTAGACAAATGAAAAAGAGTTTTCACGTTCCGCCGCTTGTCTTTCTTGTTGTGATCCTGTCGCACTCGACCTCCCATGCGATCGAAATGGAGTACTACACTTACAACGGCTTTAATGCGGTGGTCAGCGCGTTCACAAAGATCGCGCTGATCTTCAGCGACGCCGATTATAAGGGCCTCTTCTTCACGGTGATCGTGCTGGGAATCCTCATGGGAGGGGTGGTGGTCTATTTTCTCGCCCTCTCGGGGGCCCGCGTCACGCCCCTTTCCTGGACCTGGCCGGTCGGCATCGGGATCACCCTCTATCTGGCCCTGGTCTTACCGAAGGGAACGCTCCACATCTATGATCCGGTGAAAAACCAATATCAGCCGGTCGGAGGGATTCCGGACGGCCTGGTCGCGCTCATCGGCGCCCTCAACAAGGTCGAACGGGGCCTGATCGATATCGTTTCCAACGCTGCCGACCCGGTCGGGTATCAGCAGCAGGCGGGCGGGGTCGGCTTCGACATGCTTCTGAACATCCAGTCCAAAGGGGTGCTGCTGTCGGACCAGTATATTCACCTGTCGCTGAGAAAATATGTCGAGGATTGTCTCTATTTCGAGGTGGCGCGTCCCGGAACGACCCTCACCATCAACGATCTGGCCAATAATGCCGACTTCATCCCCCTCTTCAGGAAGGGGGCGAGCCCCGCGATCTATACGACCTTTTACGAAGACGCCAAACCGGAGGGGAGGACTCTGAAATGCTCGGAGGCGATGCCCGCGATCGAGGCGAAGATCACGAATCCCTCCCTCTTTGAGAACACCTCCCAAGCGAGGTGCGCCGATGCGGGATTCGATCCGAGTATTCCGAGCGAATACAACCAGTGCAAAGGGACGTTCACGAGCCTGGTCAACTGGGTCCAGGGAGCGGTGTTCGACGCCACACAGATCTACCGGCAGAATGCGATGGCTCAGTCGCTCTCCTCCGTGGCGCAATTGGCCAGCCCCGATACGGCGATCGCTGTCCTGGCCGGACGAGACACCGGGACCTCCCTGCTCTCGACAGGGGTGGTGGCCAACGAGTGGATTCCGATCATCCGGGCCGTCATCACGGCGATTGCGATCGGGTTGCTTCCCTTTCTGGTGATCTTCATTCCGACCCCGCTCTTCGGCAAGGCGGTGACGCTGATCGCGGGGTTCTTTATCTGGCTGACCGCCTGGGGAGTGACCGACGCCATCGCCCATCAATTTGCGATCGATTATGCCGTAAAGGCCTTTGCGGAAGTACGACAGTATCAACTCGGGCTCACCGCCATCTCCACATTCGGGACCGCCTCATTAAAGACCCTCGCCGCGTTCGGGGCGATTCGCTGGTCCGGTCTGATGCTCGCCACCGTGATCACGACCATGCTGGTTCGGTTCGGAGGCCATGCGCTCAGCATGCTGGCGGGAGAGATCACCGGCTCTCCCCGGCACGCGGCCCAGGCGGCCGGGAGAGTGGCGACTCCCGAGGGAGCGGCCGACATTGTCAGCGCTTTAGAGAATGCGCCCCCGGTGATGGCCAATGCCTATAGATTTGATTTTGGGCAAAGGACCCATGCCAGAGCGAATACGATGGCCAAAAGCACGGGCGAGGGGTTGGGGTTGGTGGACGCCGATTCGGCGTTCGAGGTCGGCGGCATTCAGGGGCAGTCCGCGCGCGGCTCGGCGTACGGAACAAAGCAATTTGCATCGGATGTCGCCGGAGGAGATGTCGTCTCGGCGAGCATGCAATCGCAGTATTTCAGGCAGAGCTCTTTATACGGAGAGAGTCAGGGTCGGTTTGATTTGGCCCGTCAACTCCTGGGGATTCGGACGCCGACGGAAGCCGCTGCTTTCAACACCACCGGCCGTACGATCACGCCGGAGATGGCCGCTGTCGCATCCAAGCAAGGCTACAAAGGGGTGATCCCCGGAATGCATCTGACGGAGATCGGCTTTGATCCGAAGTCGGGAAAGGCCGCCTCCATCTCCTTTGCCGGTCCTGTGACGGAGGGCAATATCGATGCGGTGAGGGAAGTCGCCTCGAATGCGGGACATCAGGATGCGGCCTCGATGTTAAAACCGGGCATGATCGCAAGCTACTCCATCGATCCTCAGAGCGGAAAGGGGACTTTCAACGCCACCGACACCACCTCGGTGAAGAGCGAGGACTTCGCGGAGAAGACATTCTCCGCCGGAAAGGGGCTTACGGTGGATACGCCCTATGGCAGCTATCAATTGAGATCCGGAAAAGTCCAGCAGGTCGGAGGCCAACTCTATATCAATGGGACTTCCGAGGACGGCAGGAAAATCGCTTTGGAAGGATCCCTGAGGGACGCCTATCGTCTGATCCCTGGAATAAAACAGAGTGCCGACGGCACGGCCTATTACAGCACCGATCCCGATGCAGTCGGGTATGAGCTTCAGATGAAGGCGGTGGATCATGGAGAGGATGGGGATCTGAGAACCGGCGTGATGAAAGACCGGGATGGAAATATCACCGGCATCGGGCTGAATCTCACCCGGGCTCAGATCGAGGGGGGCGTGCACGGCTATGAGACGCTTAATTCAGAAGAGCTGAAGGGTCTCGCAAAGACACTCAGATCTCAAGGTGGTTCAAATCAGGCGGTCAATACCTTGGAGTATCTTGCCGACCGCGGCATGTCGGCCAATGTGCAGTACAGCTATCCCGCCCATGGCGGCAAGATGGGGCAATTGGCGGTGACGAATGAGAAAACGGGAAAAACGATGGATTTCGCGCTGTCCCAGTCAGGATGGGAAGAGATCAGCAAGGCTCATAGCAGCAGCCTCAGCGGCTCAAGAAACATTTCAGAAGACATCGATAAAAGTACCGTCGATCATGGAGTCGGTATCGGCTCTGCCATGCAGATGGCGTTGAATCGGGACCCGGCGATCGCGAGATTCGTCTCGGATCACACGCTCGCCAAATATAAGCCTGAAACTTTCGACGCGAATGTGGCGGCGACTGCGAAAGATTTGGCGCGGGATGTGGGGGGATTTTTAAAGAGAAATGGAGCCAGTGTTGGTTATGCAGAAGGGTCGGCAGGTTTGCGCGTGTTTGGAATTGGAGGAGCCGCAGGTAGAAAATCAATCGAAGAAGAATCTAATAACTTGCTTGCAACGGAATATGACCAGAGGATCCGTCAATCTGTCGGAGAAGCCAAAGAGCAGGAACTTGGGAGAGATGACACGGAAAGATATGTGGCCGGAAAGGTCGGCGAATTCACACAGGGCCTCTATGATCAAGCCAGGACAGCTTCTTCGTTAGATTACGGAGCATCTGCACCGGGCGCTGGCGTTAGACGCGCAATCGAGAGTATCCCGTTTGATCCGAAGAGAATCGATGTGGACGAACTAAAAAATAGGCCGGATTAATCGCCATTATTGTTGTGATGACGATGCAGATTATATTTCCCGCCTGGGTAGATAAATTCACCTGTTCCCCAGTCTTCATCATCCGGATAATACGGTTCTACCTTAATCTTCTTCCGAGTTGCGAGCATATAAAGCAATCTCAGAGTAATGAGAAAGATGGCTAAGAGAAAAATAGCACCGTCGGACATCGAGAATACCCCATTAAAAAACGTTACCGCACTTTCTTATTTGAATATTTCAGAGAGCGGTATTCGCAGATCAGGCAGGAGAGGCGTTGTGAGTGTGTTGTTCGATTCCAAAGACAACTCGGCAGCACGAGTGTAACCCTGGCCAGTCATGCGGTAGACCTTTACGGTCTCTAACTCCGGGTCCACGATCCAATATTCGGGGATGCCGTGCCGTTCATAAAGTTTACGTTTGATGATCTCATCGGTTTTTCGGGTGTTTTCAGAGATGATCTCAACTGCAAGGTCCGGAGCCCCCTGGATGTTCTTCTCCGTAATGATGGAGGACCGGGCAGATGAAACGAAAAGAAGATCAGGTTCCACAACATCCTGATCAGAGAGGACAACATCAGTCGGAGCCGGAAACAGGATGCCAAGGTTCTTCTCATACACGAAATAGCTGATGATTCGGTGCAAATTGGAGGAAACTTTTTGGTGCTTGGTCGAAGGAGCCGGGGTCATAAAATGTTCTCCATCAATCAGCTCGTGGCGCTTTCCGTCATCCGGAAAGAGAAGGTAGTCCTCGTAGGTGAATTTAACCTTATGAGCCTGGGGCGACATGGCATCCCTCACTTCAATGGATGTTTCTTAAGGATAAGAATAACAAGGATAAAATCGAATGTCAAACCGAATAGGAACTCGCAAGAATCAGAGACCTCCGCAAATAACAGCCTTCTTGGTGTCGGTTTCGCTTATTATCACCGGTTTGATTTCCGACAGTGCTCATGCCTTCTGTTTCGAGGAGGCCGGGGCGATCTATCGGGTCTCCCCGGAGCTGCTGTGGGCCATCGCCAAAGTGGAATCCTCCTTCAATCCTTCTGCCATGAATCGGAATGCGAACGGAAGCTACGATGTCGGCCTCATGCAGATCAACTCGGCATGGGCAAACGTCCTGGGGGAAGAACTGTGGGCTTCTTTGAGGAACCCCTGCCAGAATGTGAAAGTCGGAGCGTGGATTCTCGCGCAGTGTATGCAGCGATACGGGTATACCTGGGAAGCGGTCGGCTGCTACAACGCAACGAGCCCGGACAAACGGGCGAAGTACGCATGGAAGGTCTTCTTATCCCTTCCGAACAGAAAATAAAAACAAAAGGGCTGGCGCTTTGGATATTGAACTCTGGCAACTCTGGATTGTGGCGGCGATGGGGCTCTTTATCGCAGAACTCTTAACCCCCGGCTTCTTTACCGCCGCCATTGGGATGGGGTGTCTGGCGGCCGGTTTGGCTCATTGGATGGGGTGGGTGATCGAAGTGCAGATTACGGTCCTTTTTACAGTGACCCTCCTCGTATTCCTGATGCTTCGGCCTCTGTTTTTAAAGTATCTGGACTCGAAAACCCGGATCAAGACCAATACCGAGGCTTTGATCGGGAAGCAGGGATATGTCCTGGAGAAAATCGATCCGATCGCTCATTCAGGCCGGATCATCGTCGGCGGGGAAGACTGGAAGGGAGTCTCGATCGATGACGCCGTCATTGAGCCCAAAACAAGAGTTGAAGTCGTCAGGATCGATGGGACCCATCTCATCGTAAAGCAAATCTCAAAGAGAGAGGACATCTGATGGGGATATTGATTATCGTCATTCTAGTTGCGGTATTCGTCGTTTTCTTTGCAGCCGAGGGTTTCAAGATTGTGCAGCAGGCGGAGACGATGGTGATCGAAAGGCTCGGCGCCTATCATCGCACACTCAACAAAGGGGTAAACATCATATTGCCGATCGTCGACAAAGCCAGAGAGATCGAATGGAGATACATCAAAACGGATGTCGACGGCAGAACGATCATCAAGAAGGAGAAGATCACCCGGATCGATCTGCGGGAGACCGTTTATGATTTTCCGAAGCAAACCGGAATCATTACTCGCGATAATGTCGTCATAGAAATAAATGCAATCCTGTATTTTCAGATCACCGATCCGGTCAAGGCGGTCTATGAGATCGCGAATCTTCCGGATGCGATCGAGAAGCTTGCCCAGACGACACTGAGGAATATTATCGGAGAGATGGACCTGGATCAAACGCTGATCTCCCGGGATACGATCAACAGCAAGCTGAAAGCGATCCTCGATGAGGTCACGGAGAAATGGGGCGTGAAGGTCAACCGTGTTGAATTACAGGACATCCATCCGCCGCGGGATATTATCGGCGCGATGGAGAAGCAGATGCGGGCGGAGCGGGACCGGCGCGCGGCCATTCTGGAGGCGGAGGGGATGAAGCAGGCGAGAATCCTGGAATCGGAGGGGTTCAAAGAGTCCGAGATCAACCGAGCTGAGGGAGAAAAAAGGGCGAAGATTTTGATGGCGGAAGGGGAAGCCGAGGCCCGGATCAAGGTGGCGGAGGCGGAGGCCGCAGCTTTAAAGAGGATCAAAGAGGCGATCACGGAAGATCGGGGGAATCCTGCGCAATATCTTATTGCGATCCGATATATCGAGACGCTCAAGGGGATGGTGACCGGGAAGGATAACAAGGTTGTCTATATGCCGTATGAGGCGTCCGCAGTTTTAAGCTCTTTGGGCGGGATTCGAGAGATTATCGACGGGGCAGGCGCATCGAAGAAGTAGGGACGGTTATTGATCAACCACATTCACAAAGGAGAAGGACTCTGATGGAACAAGCGACTGTATCCAGAAAACCGAAAGCAAGAAAAGCCAGGACAGAAAATAACGTCTCATTCGAGAGCTTCACGCCTCAAGAGCAGGCATTGATCACGTTAGGGGCCGACAAGAAGAAGCAGTCGATCTCGGAATTTATGGCCGAGGGAATCCGATTCTTTATCCGGGAGACCGTGGAAGTCCGATTCAAGAACGGATCCCCTTCAGAGAGCTGATCCCTCCTTCAGGAGGAAAACGATGACGCGGTCCAGCCGGGATGAAATCAAAGATGGCCATGTGTGGAACGGATATGACTATTCTCTCCAGGTGTGGGTTGTGAATGGCGTTGTTCGGGACTGCTCCCA encodes the following:
- a CDS encoding conjugal transfer protein TraH is translated as MPRKFLIVIFIVLIPAWIHAGWVDDWIDQKTETSPGYFEGQKRGYFNGGSFSARWYNSNDYIASLNPPRVKTGCGGIDVFGGAVSFLDFDRLVQKLQAMLTNAPAVAFDLAFNTLCEPCAKSIKSFEAITDTLNQLQFNDCQASQVLVAKTFQGMGAENAQIRAMAESDYTLNRGLQTLRAKLTDTWKSNNNQQTVNDNAQIAGCPTGLKEIFATPGKTVLQAIAEKKAYPTEYIDLARGFTGDIGITEITSPNGTRQIEPILIPPCEQNKEGAIDNFFTGQAYLRPADGSACRLITDANANLNQWAGNKLQGIVNKMRSGLALAPDEEGFINTLPLPAYSALKVAVISDQPGSTIAILSNITARAYAFNMMSDLYHLSLQSLYTARSVISAQGQAAQSDCQIDLMAPAIAQTEKLVVQIHASVEEIQRAYAAIAGEINTIMEVSARLEQFNDIARASLSQMFRPSLANRAIGR
- a CDS encoding conjugal transfer protein TraG N-terminal domain-containing protein, whose protein sequence is MKKSFHVPPLVFLVVILSHSTSHAIEMEYYTYNGFNAVVSAFTKIALIFSDADYKGLFFTVIVLGILMGGVVVYFLALSGARVTPLSWTWPVGIGITLYLALVLPKGTLHIYDPVKNQYQPVGGIPDGLVALIGALNKVERGLIDIVSNAADPVGYQQQAGGVGFDMLLNIQSKGVLLSDQYIHLSLRKYVEDCLYFEVARPGTTLTINDLANNADFIPLFRKGASPAIYTTFYEDAKPEGRTLKCSEAMPAIEAKITNPSLFENTSQARCADAGFDPSIPSEYNQCKGTFTSLVNWVQGAVFDATQIYRQNAMAQSLSSVAQLASPDTAIAVLAGRDTGTSLLSTGVVANEWIPIIRAVITAIAIGLLPFLVIFIPTPLFGKAVTLIAGFFIWLTAWGVTDAIAHQFAIDYAVKAFAEVRQYQLGLTAISTFGTASLKTLAAFGAIRWSGLMLATVITTMLVRFGGHALSMLAGEITGSPRHAAQAAGRVATPEGAADIVSALENAPPVMANAYRFDFGQRTHARANTMAKSTGEGLGLVDADSAFEVGGIQGQSARGSAYGTKQFASDVAGGDVVSASMQSQYFRQSSLYGESQGRFDLARQLLGIRTPTEAAAFNTTGRTITPEMAAVASKQGYKGVIPGMHLTEIGFDPKSGKAASISFAGPVTEGNIDAVREVASNAGHQDAASMLKPGMIASYSIDPQSGKGTFNATDTTSVKSEDFAEKTFSAGKGLTVDTPYGSYQLRSGKVQQVGGQLYINGTSEDGRKIALEGSLRDAYRLIPGIKQSADGTAYYSTDPDAVGYELQMKAVDHGEDGDLRTGVMKDRDGNITGIGLNLTRAQIEGGVHGYETLNSEELKGLAKTLRSQGGSNQAVNTLEYLADRGMSANVQYSYPAHGGKMGQLAVTNEKTGKTMDFALSQSGWEEISKAHSSSLSGSRNISEDIDKSTVDHGVGIGSAMQMALNRDPAIARFVSDHTLAKYKPETFDANVAATAKDLARDVGGFLKRNGASVGYAEGSAGLRVFGIGGAAGRKSIEEESNNLLATEYDQRIRQSVGEAKEQELGRDDTERYVAGKVGEFTQGLYDQARTASSLDYGASAPGAGVRRAIESIPFDPKRIDVDELKNRPD
- a CDS encoding Uma2 family endonuclease — its product is MSPQAHKVKFTYEDYLLFPDDGKRHELIDGEHFMTPAPSTKHQKVSSNLHRIISYFVYEKNLGILFPAPTDVVLSDQDVVEPDLLFVSSARSSIITEKNIQGAPDLAVEIISENTRKTDEIIKRKLYERHGIPEYWIVDPELETVKVYRMTGQGYTRAAELSLESNNTLTTPLLPDLRIPLSEIFK
- a CDS encoding transglycosylase SLT domain-containing protein — protein: MSVSLIITGLISDSAHAFCFEEAGAIYRVSPELLWAIAKVESSFNPSAMNRNANGSYDVGLMQINSAWANVLGEELWASLRNPCQNVKVGAWILAQCMQRYGYTWEAVGCYNATSPDKRAKYAWKVFLSLPNRK
- a CDS encoding NfeD family protein, translated to MDIELWQLWIVAAMGLFIAELLTPGFFTAAIGMGCLAAGLAHWMGWVIEVQITVLFTVTLLVFLMLRPLFLKYLDSKTRIKTNTEALIGKQGYVLEKIDPIAHSGRIIVGGEDWKGVSIDDAVIEPKTRVEVVRIDGTHLIVKQISKREDI
- a CDS encoding SPFH domain-containing protein, which produces MGILIIVILVAVFVVFFAAEGFKIVQQAETMVIERLGAYHRTLNKGVNIILPIVDKAREIEWRYIKTDVDGRTIIKKEKITRIDLRETVYDFPKQTGIITRDNVVIEINAILYFQITDPVKAVYEIANLPDAIEKLAQTTLRNIIGEMDLDQTLISRDTINSKLKAILDEVTEKWGVKVNRVELQDIHPPRDIIGAMEKQMRAERDRRAAILEAEGMKQARILESEGFKESEINRAEGEKRAKILMAEGEAEARIKVAEAEAAALKRIKEAITEDRGNPAQYLIAIRYIETLKGMVTGKDNKVVYMPYEASAVLSSLGGIREIIDGAGASKK